The genomic region CCGATCAGGCCCCGATAGGCCGCTGCGTCGAGCATGTCCTCGCACTGTGCAGGATCCTTCAGGCGGACACGAACCATCCAACCCTCTCCATAGGCATCCTGGTTGACCGTTTCCGGCGAAGATTCCAGGGAATCGTTCACCTCCAGCACCTCTGCTTCAAATGGACAGTTCAGTTCCTCCACGGTCTTCACGGCCTCCACG from Candidatus Krumholzibacteriia bacterium harbors:
- the gcvH gene encoding glycine cleavage system protein GcvH; protein product: MSQIPEDLRYTKEHEWVRLEGDVATLGVTDYAQGELGDIIYVELPAAGSTLSPGDAFGTVEAVKTVEELNCPFEAEVLEVNDSLESSPETVNQDAYGEGWMVRVRLKDPAQCEDMLDAAAYRGLIGE